The Bremerella cremea sequence GATACCGGTTAGATAGAATTGAGTATCCGTTGTATTCGCATGTAAGATCGTACCAACCGTAATCCCAGCAATAATCCAGCCAATGGTTCCAAATACTCGAATAATCGGAAACTGCTTTTCCTGATCATCGATATTGGAAAACGCCAGCGTATTGGTTAGCCCCAATGTTGGCATGTAACACAGCATATGGATGAACAGCACAAAGACGAACAGGACTGAGTCAATCTCAGCAGCCATCGGGGCGATAAACATCGCAATCGCCCCAAGAAAGTGAAGCGCACCCAGAACACGCTCGGAAGCAAAATAGCGGTCGGCGATGAATCCCAAAAAGAACGGCGAGATGATTGCTGCGATCGGCCCCACGGTGTAGGCCCACGAGATCATGTCAAACATTTCTCGTTCGGACATGTAAGGACCAAGACTCACATACCAAGAGCCCCAGACAAAGAATTGGAGAAACATCATCACCGATAAGCTGATGACCTTGGGATTCAGCATTAACCAGGTTCCTTAAGCGGGCTTCGTCTTGGTAAGCGGATATTTAGGAGGGATGTTGCGGCTCGATTGTAGCCCAGCTAGCAATCTTCACAAACCAGGGAAATCAGCTATTTTCCAGGTTGTTGGTACTTAGGATTGGGTTGGGGCATCTTCGCGTGCATCTCTTTTTGCCACGTATGCAGTTTCTCGCGAAGTTGGGCGGTCTTTTCCGGTTGAGAGGTGCTCAGGTCGTTTTGTTCGCCGGGGTCGTCGGCCAAGTTGTAGAGCTCGACTTCGTCGTACTCATAGAACTCGATCAACTTCCAATCCCCCTCCCGAATCGAAGCCCCTGGCTTCCAGGTCGAACCGTGGTAATGAGGATAATGCCAATAGAGGGCTCGCTCTGGCTGCTCCCCTGCCCCGCCCAGCAAAGAAACGAGCGATTGCCCATCGGCGTGCAGCATTGGCTGCAGGGGCAGGCCTGCAAGTTCGAGCATGGTTGGGAAGAAATCGGTGCTAACCACCGGCACATCGGAAACGCTGCCCGCTTTTGTCACGCCTGGAGCTCGCACAATCAGCGGACTTCGTACGCCACCTTCATACAACCAACCCTTGCCACTGCGGAGGGGAAGATTGCTGGTCGGCCCAGGACGGCGAACTGTGCAAAGGCCACCGTTATCGGAAAAGAAGCACACAACCGTATTGTCTGTTAGTTTCAACTCATCTAGCTTCGCCAAAACCTCTCCGACGCTTTGATCGACCGCAGCAATCATCGAAGCGTAGGATGGATCGTCTTGCCGAGCGCGCGAAATGCCTTCGTGTTCGGGAATCGTCGGCGTTTCCCCTTCGATGGTGGCAGCGGCCTTTTCGCGGAAGTGTTCTACTCGCTTCTTGTAGGGCGTGATCGGTGTGTGAACGTT is a genomic window containing:
- a CDS encoding sulfatase; the protein is MGTRSIFLCGLLIAGMGMISRPVEAADQTQRPNFVFFLVDDLGWADLSCYGSTFHESPNIDALAASGMKFNHAYAACPVCSPTRASIMTGRHPVRVDITDWIPGNRGTGKFLQVEDRDNLALEEVTIAEVLKEAGYQNFFAGKWHLGDEGHYPTDQGFDFNIGGNHAGSPPGGYYAPWKNPTLTAKKDGEYVTERLTEESIKFLETRDQAKPFLLYLSYYNVHTPITPYKKRVEHFREKAAATIEGETPTIPEHEGISRARQDDPSYASMIAAVDQSVGEVLAKLDELKLTDNTVVCFFSDNGGLCTVRRPGPTSNLPLRSGKGWLYEGGVRSPLIVRAPGVTKAGSVSDVPVVSTDFFPTMLELAGLPLQPMLHADGQSLVSLLGGAGEQPERALYWHYPHYHGSTWKPGASIREGDWKLIEFYEYDEVELYNLADDPGEQNDLSTSQPEKTAQLREKLHTWQKEMHAKMPQPNPKYQQPGK